A stretch of the Pseudosulfitobacter pseudonitzschiae genome encodes the following:
- a CDS encoding SDR family oxidoreductase produces MRWLRCRWTRRWCLTKDRPAWAAQIPARRYAKPEEVAAAIQFLASEDAGYVNGHVLNVDGGFMASGVLIR; encoded by the coding sequence ATGCGGTGGCTCCGGTGCCGGTGGACACGCCGATGGTGCTTGACGAAGGATCGTCCGGCCTGGGCGGCACAGATCCCGGCAAGACGCTATGCCAAACCCGAGGAGGTCGCCGCGGCGATTCAGTTTCTGGCCTCGGAGGATGCGGGGTATGTCAACGGGCACGTTCTGAACGTTGACGGAGGGTTCATGGCGTCGGGTGTTCTGATCCGCTGA
- a CDS encoding GntR family transcriptional regulator encodes MSERDGAKVARTLRDAILRLDLRPGVLLDEAELGDRLKVSRTPIREAIIQLIADGLVVREGRKAKVAPLDFDDIPKLYDALLISSRLVHRQAALNRTTRDLKAISDEMERFEDLASTGNGVERSEVNAAFHKAIATAADNRYISDFYEQALLGTIRLSRASFSKVELSGRSPETTDLSDHLAETIRQHRCIYEAIEAQDVAAADATAVEHFQLTKKRVIEVLFGQTADFIAQEDLTLDSWDLSQLPGNGKNSAH; translated from the coding sequence ATGTCAGAACGCGATGGTGCCAAGGTCGCCCGCACGCTGCGGGATGCCATCCTGCGGCTGGACCTACGGCCCGGCGTTCTGCTAGACGAGGCCGAACTCGGCGATCGCCTGAAGGTGTCGCGCACGCCCATCCGCGAAGCCATCATCCAGCTCATTGCGGACGGACTCGTGGTGCGCGAAGGCCGAAAGGCCAAAGTCGCTCCACTTGATTTTGACGACATCCCCAAACTCTACGACGCGCTTCTGATTTCAAGCCGCCTCGTTCATCGGCAGGCAGCGCTAAACCGCACCACGCGAGACTTGAAAGCCATCTCGGACGAGATGGAACGGTTCGAGGACCTTGCCTCCACCGGCAATGGGGTGGAGCGCTCAGAGGTCAACGCCGCCTTCCACAAGGCCATCGCAACCGCCGCTGACAACCGCTACATCTCGGATTTCTACGAGCAGGCCCTGCTCGGAACAATCCGCCTGTCGCGCGCCAGTTTCAGCAAGGTCGAATTGTCGGGCCGGAGCCCGGAAACCACCGACCTATCGGACCACCTCGCCGAGACCATCCGCCAGCACCGCTGCATTTACGAGGCAATCGAGGCCCAAGACGTCGCCGCAGCCGATGCAACTGCCGTGGAGCACTTCCAACTGACAAAGAAGCGAGTGATCGAAGTGCTGTTCGGCCAGACCGCCGATTTCATCGCGCAGGAAGACCTCACGCTGGACAGCTGGGATCTGTCACAACTGCCGGGCAACGGCAAGAACAGCGCGCACTGA
- a CDS encoding Gfo/Idh/MocA family protein, with product MNGAAVTAAIVGLGRWGRNLVEAARGGPLRFTHATTRNPDKAAKFCTRHDLVLQPDLNILLKEVDAVVLATPHSQHAAQVRIAAAAGRHVFVEKPLALTVSDAATAFDACEAAGVQLAVGFNRRQLPAFQRLATMVECGDIGRPLHVESSFCGPFGYDYSNDMWRGSSEENPAGGMAAMGIHVLDAMIALLGPVARVSVLSRRLAVTSQLDDTTTVHLDFASGATGILSTLMATGPFWRLHAFGSKGWAQMPDQTRLITSALTGAPCEASFEVIDTLAAELANFSSAIRGGAPYPVTRMQALAGVAAMEAIGKSARDGGTWTDVLAPPQAAVLDTTQVAP from the coding sequence GTGAACGGGGCAGCCGTCACCGCAGCCATCGTCGGGCTGGGCCGCTGGGGGCGCAACCTCGTCGAAGCGGCGCGCGGCGGGCCGCTTCGCTTTACCCATGCCACCACCCGGAATCCCGACAAGGCCGCCAAATTCTGCACCCGACATGACCTCGTCCTGCAGCCTGACCTGAACATCCTACTTAAAGAAGTTGACGCGGTGGTTCTGGCCACCCCGCACAGCCAGCACGCCGCCCAGGTGCGGATCGCAGCTGCCGCCGGACGGCACGTTTTCGTAGAGAAGCCACTGGCCCTCACCGTCAGCGACGCAGCCACGGCCTTCGATGCCTGCGAAGCGGCGGGTGTGCAACTCGCCGTCGGGTTCAACCGCCGCCAGTTGCCCGCCTTCCAGCGCCTTGCAACGATGGTGGAGTGCGGCGACATCGGCAGGCCGCTCCACGTCGAGAGCAGCTTCTGCGGACCATTTGGCTACGACTACAGCAATGATATGTGGCGCGGCTCCTCCGAGGAAAACCCGGCGGGCGGAATGGCGGCCATGGGCATCCACGTTCTGGATGCAATGATCGCACTCTTGGGCCCGGTCGCGCGCGTTTCGGTCCTCAGTCGCCGCCTCGCCGTGACAAGCCAGCTCGATGACACAACAACCGTGCACCTCGATTTCGCCTCCGGTGCAACCGGCATCCTCTCGACCCTGATGGCCACTGGCCCGTTCTGGCGGCTCCATGCCTTTGGTTCGAAAGGATGGGCACAGATGCCCGACCAGACCCGCCTGATCACTTCCGCACTCACCGGCGCCCCATGCGAGGCCAGCTTTGAGGTAATCGACACGCTGGCCGCAGAACTCGCGAATTTTTCATCGGCCATCCGTGGCGGCGCGCCCTACCCCGTGACCCGTATGCAGGCGCTCGCTGGCGTGGCAGCCATGGAAGCCATCGGAAAATCTGCCCGCGACGGCGGAACCTGGACGGATGTTCTCGCTCCACCGCAGGCCGCTGTGCTGGACACGACCCAAGTTGCACCCTAA
- a CDS encoding SDR family oxidoreductase: MSHSRLDGKLCIVSGAAAGIGRETALAYAMEGAEVHALDRDALGLASLAAEAQGITPHTLDITDPKAVAAFHTALPRLDVQFNCAGIVTVGTLTECSMADWERALSVNVTSVFLMMQAAVPLMKAGGGGAIINMASVISSIGGAPQRFAYGATKAAVLGMTSSAALDYASVGIRCNAICPSGVETPSMTQRIKAMEDPHAARAAFSSCQPVGRMGTPAEIAELAVYLASDASAYMTGSHVVIDGGARL, encoded by the coding sequence ATGTCTCACTCCCGTCTCGACGGAAAGCTCTGCATTGTCTCTGGCGCTGCCGCAGGCATCGGGCGCGAAACAGCCCTAGCCTACGCCATGGAGGGCGCCGAAGTGCACGCGCTCGACCGCGACGCCTTAGGGCTGGCAAGCTTGGCCGCTGAAGCCCAAGGCATCACGCCTCACACCCTCGACATCACCGACCCAAAGGCAGTGGCGGCATTCCACACCGCCCTGCCCCGGCTTGACGTGCAGTTCAACTGTGCGGGCATCGTCACCGTCGGCACGCTGACAGAGTGCTCTATGGCCGACTGGGAGCGCGCGCTCTCGGTAAACGTCACCTCGGTATTCTTGATGATGCAGGCCGCAGTACCCTTGATGAAAGCAGGAGGCGGCGGCGCGATCATCAACATGGCGTCGGTCATCTCCTCCATCGGCGGAGCGCCACAGCGCTTTGCGTACGGGGCCACCAAGGCGGCGGTACTCGGCATGACAAGCTCAGCTGCGTTGGATTATGCAAGCGTGGGCATACGCTGCAACGCCATCTGTCCGTCGGGGGTGGAGACCCCCTCGATGACACAGCGCATCAAAGCTATGGAAGATCCGCATGCCGCGCGCGCCGCCTTCTCGTCGTGCCAGCCTGTCGGGCGGATGGGCACGCCTGCCGAGATCGCCGAACTGGCAGTCTATCTCGCATCCGATGCCTCGGCCTACATGACAGGCAGCCACGTCGTGATCGACGGGGGAGCGAGACTGTGA
- a CDS encoding TRAP transporter large permease produces the protein MESLYVAAGVLGLIILFLGLGVWVFSGLLLVSIVGLAVFIDMPLARIGTILGPIMIRSSTGWELSAIPMFVWMGEIILRTDISTRLFRGLSPLTYHLPGRLLHTNIAGSAIFAAICGSSAATTATVGKITVPELERRGYQKALTYGSLAGAGSLGLLIPPSIIMIVYGVIAEVSIARLFAAGILPGIMIAGFYSTYIMIVSLLFPSVAPAEGERPTAGDMLRGVVDLMPIGLLITLVLGAIYSGIATPSETAAVGVGVTMAYTAVTGQMNRKVFRESLFASVHTSCMISAIMISAAFMSTAMGFMHVPQDISAAISQFDLSPFALIALLTLLYIVLGMFLEGVSMTVMSLPITLPLIMAAGFDPIWFGIFLILMIELAQITPPIGFNLFILQDLTRTSITRIIVAASPFFLLMCVGVLCITVWPEIVLWLPDQLYSK, from the coding sequence ATGGAAAGCCTATATGTCGCCGCCGGGGTGCTCGGCCTCATCATCCTTTTCCTCGGTCTGGGAGTATGGGTTTTCTCGGGTCTACTGCTGGTGAGCATCGTTGGTCTGGCCGTGTTCATCGACATGCCACTCGCCCGGATCGGTACAATCCTCGGACCGATCATGATCCGCAGTTCCACAGGGTGGGAGCTGTCGGCGATCCCCATGTTCGTCTGGATGGGCGAGATTATTCTGCGAACGGACATCTCAACCCGCCTATTCCGTGGTCTCTCGCCGCTGACCTACCATCTCCCGGGCCGCTTGCTGCATACCAACATCGCCGGTTCAGCGATCTTCGCCGCGATCTGCGGCTCCAGCGCGGCTACCACGGCGACCGTCGGAAAGATCACCGTTCCCGAGCTTGAGCGGCGCGGCTACCAGAAGGCGCTGACCTATGGCTCGCTGGCAGGCGCTGGCAGCCTCGGGCTGCTCATCCCGCCCTCGATCATCATGATCGTCTACGGCGTCATCGCCGAGGTCTCCATCGCGCGGCTATTCGCGGCGGGTATCTTGCCGGGCATCATGATCGCTGGTTTCTACTCGACCTATATCATGATTGTCAGCCTCCTTTTTCCGAGCGTCGCCCCCGCCGAAGGGGAGCGCCCGACTGCGGGCGACATGTTGCGCGGCGTCGTGGACCTGATGCCGATTGGCCTCCTCATCACGCTGGTGCTTGGGGCCATCTATTCTGGCATTGCGACACCGTCCGAAACCGCCGCCGTCGGGGTGGGCGTAACCATGGCCTACACCGCCGTTACCGGCCAGATGAACCGCAAGGTCTTCCGCGAAAGCCTGTTTGCCTCAGTGCACACGAGCTGCATGATCAGCGCGATCATGATCTCGGCCGCCTTCATGTCCACCGCGATGGGCTTCATGCATGTTCCGCAAGACATCTCCGCCGCCATCTCCCAGTTCGACCTCTCCCCCTTCGCCCTGATCGCCCTGCTGACGCTGCTCTACATCGTGCTGGGAATGTTCCTCGAAGGGGTGTCGATGACAGTGATGAGCTTGCCAATCACACTGCCGCTCATCATGGCTGCCGGCTTCGACCCGATCTGGTTCGGCATCTTCCTCATCTTGATGATCGAACTGGCCCAGATCACGCCACCGATTGGCTTCAACCTCTTCATTCTGCAAGATCTCACCCGCACCAGCATTACTCGCATCATCGTGGCGGCCTCGCCCTTCTTCCTGTTGATGTGCGTGGGCGTGCTCTGCATCACCGTTTGGCCAGAGATCGTGCTCTGGCTGCCCGATCAGCTCTACTCCAAATAG
- a CDS encoding TRAP transporter small permease subunit, which translates to MNLEIILRSFFNSSTSSMSEFTGYAMGAMTYLSIAHTLKSRKHVRVSLIRALPGPKLAVTVELFCLTVTFAIFAFVANNIWAILSRDFTRGSVSPTLMETPTWYIDAAIFTGLVFLLLQIFSSALDALFDGVPDDAVEGD; encoded by the coding sequence GTGAACCTCGAGATCATCCTGCGCAGCTTCTTCAACAGCTCCACAAGTTCTATGAGCGAATTCACCGGCTACGCGATGGGTGCGATGACCTATCTCTCGATTGCCCACACTCTCAAGTCGCGAAAGCACGTCCGCGTCAGCCTGATCCGCGCCCTGCCGGGCCCGAAATTAGCCGTCACCGTGGAGCTGTTCTGCTTGACCGTCACGTTCGCCATATTCGCCTTCGTCGCAAATAACATCTGGGCCATTCTCAGCCGCGACTTCACCCGCGGCTCGGTGAGCCCGACCCTGATGGAAACGCCAACCTGGTATATCGACGCCGCCATCTTCACCGGTCTGGTCTTCCTGCTCCTGCAAATCTTCTCCAGTGCACTGGACGCCCTCTTTGATGGCGTGCCCGATGACGCGGTCGAAGGAGACTGA